From Daphnia pulicaria isolate SC F1-1A chromosome 11, SC_F0-13Bv2, whole genome shotgun sequence, the proteins below share one genomic window:
- the LOC124315298 gene encoding probable ATP-dependent RNA helicase DDX49 gives MDTTTKAVSSTFNSLKIDEWLIKQIKNLGVDKPTPVQINCIPAILDGRDCIGCDRTGSGKTFAFALPIVQTLSKDPYGIYALVLTPTRELAYQIADQFQIIGKPINLRMSVIVGGMGMMDQGIELSNHPHIVIATPGRLADHLESCKTFSFKTIKYLVMDEADRLLEGNFDEQLQIIFQALPEKRQTLLFSATITDTLNKLREVALNKPFMWSAPVETATVEELDQRYILVPADFKDGYLVHVVQNFREEKPKGSIIVFTDTCRSCQILSMTLLELGFQSLCLHSMMSQRERIATLTKFRSNTVKILVATDVASRGLDIPTVQLIVNHNVPSNPKEYVHRVGRTARAGRGGFSLTLITPNDIKLLHAIEGRICKELKEFKIKEKEVVKILTQVAVTKREQEINLDEQDFGEKKRINKRKKLIEKGLSPEEADREIEADIEWKRRKGDKNSKFKKSRDSRKRDSEEASTSSATNIPVESD, from the exons ATGGATACGACGACGAAAGCAGTTTCTAGTACCTTTAATTCCTTGAAAATTGACGAATGGTTGATAAagcaaatcaaaaatttag gTGTTGACAAACCTACTCCAGTACAAATCAATTGCATACCTGCTATATTAGATGGACGTGATTGTATCGGATGTGATCGAACTGGAAGTGGCAAAACGTTTGCTTTTGCTTTACCCATAGTTCAAACGCTGAGCAAAGATCCTTATGGAATCTATGCTCTAGTTCTGACTCCAACCAGAGAGTTGGCGTATCAA attGCAGATCAATTTCAGATCATCGGGAAGCCAATCAATTTGCGAATGTCAGTAATTGTGGGTGGCATGGGAATGATGGATCAAGGCATAGAACTTTCAAATCATCCTCACATAGTCATTGCCACACCTGGcag ACTAGCAGATCACTTGGAAAGCtgcaaaacattttcttttaaaactatTAAATATTTAGTGATGGATGAAGCTGACAGATTACTGGAAGGGAACTTTGATGAGCAG TTGCAGATCATCTTTCAAGCCTTACCCGAAAAAAGACAGACACTACTCTTTAGCGCCACCATAACGGATACACTGAACAAACTTCGCGAAGTTGCATTAAATAAA CCATTCATGTGGTCGGCCCCGGTTGAAACTGCGACAGTGGAAGAGCTGGATCAAAGGTATATTCTCGTACCAGCGGATTTCAAGGATGGTTACCTGGTTCACGTTGTCCAGAACTTCCGAGAAGAGAAACCCAAAGGATCCATTATAGTTTTTACAGACACATGCAG GAGCTGCCAAATTTTGAGCATGACTTTACTGGAACTGGGCTTTCAGAGTTTGTGCCTACATTCCATGATGAGTCAACGCGAACGGATAGCTACATTGACAAAATTCCGTTCGAATACCGTCAAAATTCTTGTGGCTACCGACGTAGCCAGCCGAG GACTGGATATTCCCACGGTTCAGCTTATCGTCAATCACAATGTTCCTTCAAACCCCAAAGAATACGTTCATCGCGTCGGTCGTACTGCTCGTGCCGGTAGAGGCGGTTTTTCACTGACGTTAATCACCCCCAACGATATCAAACTGCTCCATGCTATTGAAGGGCGCATTTGTAAAGAGCTTAAAGAGTTCAAGATTAAAG aaaaagaagttgttAAAATCTTGACTCAAGTGGCTGTAACGAAAAGAGAGCAGGAAATCAACTTGGACGAGCAAGATTTtggtgaaaagaaaagaattaataaGAGGAAGAAATTGATAGAGAAAGGGCTTAGTCCTGAAGAAGCCGATCGCGAAATCGAGGCTGATATCGAGTGGAAAAGGAGGAAAGGAGACAAgaattctaaatttaaaaaaagcagaGACTCCCGCAAAAGGGATTCAGAAGAAGCTTCAACCTCATCTGCCACAAATATTCCTGTTGAATCAGATTAA
- the LOC124315259 gene encoding inhibitory POU protein-like, producing the protein MMYATDSKESIHHHHHSSPGSGSSGGNGGGGNNSSNNKPIITSAAAAAAAAAAAAAAAVVNAGNSSCYASAAGRFSPTSYRTSAAESMRRCMTNSQSRDYGGGFLYGQPELFGSLGDGLLAARSEALSVVAAASSGGGGGSESLKPLRNHHDGSGFLHGHVPSSVSVTATIQSAQNGRQHQMVHPSLDTMEMMEALSVSTSVGGSLTSMSSDQNGMSSSGNGGLGHQHNPFGNGGNGGSGSGGHHHSHHNSGGGVSMSNHPGLHGMYSHAAMASNAMMASHSHHHHHAAAAAAAAAAAAAGLSGHHHQHGHPHGHPHPHMSMGPHHAHAAAAHAHQLHQHSNGGSGNGMGGMAGMAGIPLGIHDTDSDPRELEAFAERFKQRRIKLGVTQADVGKALANLRLPGVGALSQSTICRFESLTLSHNNMIALKPILHAWLEEAEAQTRNKRRDPEAPSVLPAGEKKRKRTSIAAPEKRSLEAYFAVQPRPSGEKIAAIAEKLDLKKNVVRVWFCNQRQKQKRMKFAAQQSC; encoded by the exons ATGATGTACGCGACGGACAGCAAGGAGAGcatccaccatcaccaccactcCTCGCCGGGCAGCGGGAGCAGCGGAGGAAATGGCGGCGgtggcaacaacagcagcaacaacaagccCATCATCACGTCGGCGGCTGCGGCGGCTGCTGCAGCGGCGGCCGCAGCGGCCGCCGCCGTCGTCAACGCCGGCAACTCGTCCTGCTACGCTTCCGCCGCCGGACGCTTCTCGCCAACTTCCTACCGGACGTCCGCCGCCGAGTCCATGAGACGCTGCATGACCAACTCACAG AGCCGAGACTATGGGGGAGGATTCCTTTACGGCCAGCCGGAATTGTTTGGCAGTCTGGGCGACGGGCTGCTGGCCGCCAGGTCAGAGGCCTTGTCGGTGGTGGCGGCCGCTTCGTCCGGCGGCGGAGGCGGAAGCGAGTCACTCAAACCGCTGCGCAATCATCACGACGGAAGTGGATTCTTACACGGACACGTCCCGTCGTCCGTCTCCGTCACGGCCACCATCCAGTCAGCCCAAAACGGCCGCCAACAtcag ATGGTCCATCCATCGCTGGATACGATGGAGATGATGGAAGCCTTGTCGGTCAGCACTTCCGTCGGCGGATCGTTGACGTCCATGTCGTCGGATCAGAACGGAATGTCCTCGTCCGGCAACGGCGGACTGGGCCACCAGCACAATCCGTTCGGCAACGGCGGCAACGGCGGATCCGGAAGCGGCGGCCACCACCACTCGCATCACAATTCCGGCGGCGGAGTCTCCATGTCCAACCACCCGGGCCTCCACGGCATGTACAGTCACGCGGCCATGGCCAGCAACGCCATGATGGCCTCGCACagtcaccaccaccatcacgcGGCTGCTGCGGCCGCTGCGgccgccgcagccgccgccggCCTGtccggccaccaccaccagcacggCCATCCGCACGGCCACCCTCACCCTCACATGTCGATGGGTCCGCATCACGCTCACGCGGCCGCCGCCCACGCCCACCAGCTCCACCAGCACAGCAACGGCGGGTCCGGCAACGGAATGGGCGGCATGGCCGGCATGGCCGGCATCCCTCTGGGCATCCACGACACGGATTCTGATCCTCGCGAGCTGGAGGCCTTCGCCGAGCGCTTCAAGCAGCGACGCATCAAACTGGGCGTGACCCAGGCCGACGTCGGCAAGGCCCTGGCCAATCTCCGCTTGCCCGGCGTCGGCGCCTTGTCCCAGAGCACAATCTGCAG GTTTGAATCGTTGACATTGTCGCACAACAATATGATCGCCCTGAAGCCGATCCTCCACGCCTGGCTGGAGGAAGCCGAAGCGCAGACGAGGAACAAGCGCCGGGATCCGGAAGCGCCGTCCGTCCTTCCGGCCGGCGAAAAGAAGCGCAAGAGGACGTCGATCGCAGCGCCGGAGAAGCGATCGCTCGAGGCCTATTTCGCCGTCCAGCCGCGCCCCTCGGGCGAGAAAATCGCCGCCATTGCCGAGAAACTCGACCTCAAAAAGAACGTCGTCCGCGTCTGGTTCTGCAACCAGCGCCAGAAGCAGAAGCGCATGAAATTCGCCGCTCAACAATCCTGTTGA
- the LOC124315151 gene encoding uncharacterized protein LOC124315151, whose amino-acid sequence MSSKNRTIQNFITLVPDYIRSKSERHESEIQRCLQVLCLMENLTLFDTPQGYTTEFFINVRELLRTCDNKSNLGWKGIDMVKHLSSNSSICELLCQFQFVPVLSHYLQGKLESDKAVLLLSLLETLTDGIIVDRSGYWLSNILKYLTSAILEKSDYTLPHLLAVLSNLCFENYVVVNELQRTNRSEDLHQYLVQLQADNLLLQLYASQVFFSSLAIGSISELMLTNYLKTVLDTLTVGFKSSNTKMIKRSCCILLWMTRDRLILDLLKANRFQQLLQSSLEGLFKLVPTLLTSSQHASAANCILFYTTKILRTQLVVNKEFTEAFIPALIPLLTNAALNENLLELLADLTNITPSLNLNEESLDRLVVNQLNDFKNPACKTSCKILGHALQILKKLYKVQPSNIRVASMLKPETFVKIVSVFTDFGEEVDQKNSDLTLIPNPAVVSRYSPESRIIVVQCLTLFGDIAFRERDQLPIYSDLLTKPNVQQCLASAIVLGDCQLKQDALALIGTVGFNRESLAGLSYAMDQLYSRRGSVTDEKDPLVNRSILNVTMSPEQIKKLDKITQDMKHDKFWETMKNCDVVELMELQIARREREELRLLHQLDSYKQEVDSLKINIIQIGAENERIMTMLLSKTQLIESKESENRALSRRLEKMTDTQRANQHDWTRERDRLQREKDKFEVAQTEKTNQIQSQLDAALKQIRNLVQKGEDMEEELKKSQKSLEAAKLAYEKKSKDLDKLSNEFQEIKTNSDNLVKSLRKKEKENEEKDREIISMNQAIKKSEMVREDLEARLIESEKSCQETKKKLTKLEKIQEFIYDLSSGKNKLFEDNK is encoded by the exons ATGTCTTCGAAAAACCgtacaattcaaaattttattaccTTAGTTCCTGATTATATCCGATCGAAGAGTGAAAGACATGAATCCGAAATTCAAAGGTGCCTTCAG gtTTTGTGTCTTATGGAAAACCTTACACTTTTTGATACTCCCCAAGGATATACTACAGAATTTTTTATCAATGTTAGAGAGCTTTTAAGAACATGCGACAACAAATCTAATTTGGGGTGGAAGGGAATAGATATGGTCAAACATTTGAGTTCAAATTCTTCTATTTGTGAGCTTCTTtgtcaatttcaatttgttccAGTTCTCTCCCACTATCTTCAAGGGAAATTGGAATCTGATAAAGCTGTCTTATTGCTCTCTTTGCTAGAGACATTAACTGATGGAATAATTGTAGACCGATCAGGGTACTGGCTtagcaatattttaaaatatcttaCTAGTGCTATCTTGGAGAAATCAGACTACACACTACCTCATCTGCTTGCTGTTTTATCCAATTTATGCTTTGAAAACTATGTAGTGGTCAATGAATTGCAAAGGACAAATCGTTCTGAAGACTTGCACCAATACCTTGTCCAATTGCAAGCAGATAACCTTTTGCTTCAACTCTATGCATCTCAG gtTTTCTTTAGCTCTCTGGCAATAGGTTCAATCAGTGAATTAATGCTGACCAATTACTTAAAAACAGTACTAGACACACTCACAGTCGGCTTCAAGAGTAGTAACACCAAAATGATCAAGCGAAGTTGCTGTATTTTACTGTGGATGACACGTGATCGCCTAATCCTTGATCTGCTGAAAGCAAATCGTTTCCAACAGCTACTACAGAGTTCTTTGGAAGGCTTGTTCAAGCTTGTTCCAACATTGCTTACTTCATCTCAACATGCCAGTGCAGCCAACTGCATTTTGTTCTACACAACAAAAATACTCCGTACTCAGCTTGTTGTCAACAAGGAGTTCACCGAAGCCTTTATCCCGGCCCTCATTCCACTTCTTACGAACGCCGCCCTCAACGAAAATTTACTTGAACTTTTGGCTGATTTAACAAACATCACACCGAGCCTTAACTTAAACGAAGAAAGCCTCGATCGTCTAGTTGTGAATCAACTGAACGATTTTAAGAATCCTGCCTGCAAGACATCTTGCAAAATTCTTGGACATGCCTTGCAGATTCTAAAaa AGCTTTACAAAGTTCAACCTTCCAACATCCGGGTTGCATCGATGCTCAAACCGGAAACCTTTGTCAAAATCGTTTCCGTTTTTACGGATTTCGGCGAAGAAGTGGACCAGAAGAACTCCGACTTGACCCTCATCCCCAATCCTGCCGTTGTTTCACGTTATTCTCCAGAATCTAGAATCATTGTTGTCCAGTGTCTTACACTGTTCGGAGATATTGCTTTCCGAGAAAGAGACCAACTACCAATCTACAGTGATTTGCTGACAAAACCTAATGTGCAACAGTGCCTAGCATCTGCAATCGTACTTGGTGACTGTCAACTCAAACAAGACGCTTTAGCTCTTATTGGTACAGTAGGGTTTAATCGCGaaag CTTAGCTGGTCTGTCGTATGCTATGGATCAGTTGTACTCCCGACGTGGCAGCGTTACCGATGAGAAGGATCCATTGGTAAACCGTTCAATTTTGAACGTGACCATGTCTCCTgaacaaataaagaaactgGACAAAATCACTCAAGACATGAAACACGACAAATTTTGGGAG ACGATGAAAAATTGCGACGTGGTTGAATTGATGGAgttacaaattgcacgacgagaGCGGGAAGAACTTCGATTGCTACACCAGCTGGATTCGTATAAACAAGAAGtcgattcattaaaaataaatatcattCAAATTGGAGCTGAG AATGAGCGGATAATGACTATGCTCCTCAGCAAAACTCAACTCATTGAAAGCAAAGAGTCGGAGAACCGAGCTTTATCGAGGCGTCTTGAAAAAATGACCGATACGCAACGAGCCAATCAACATGACTGGACAAGA GAGCGTGATAGATTGCAAAgggaaaaagataaatttgaAGTGGCGCAGACTGAAAAAACGAATCAGATCCAATCCCAGCTCGATGCGGCCTTGAAACAAATTAGAAATCTTGTTCAGAAAGGTGAAGATATGGAAGAAGAACTTAAGAAATCGCAAAAATCCTTGGAAG CTGCAAAGCTGGCATACGAGAAAAAATCGAAAGATTTAGACAAACTGTCAAATGAGTTCCAAGAGATCAAGACTAACAGTGATAACCTTGTAAAGTCGCTTcgtaagaaagagaaagaaaatgaagaaaaggatAGAGAAATCATCTCTATGAATCAG gcaatcaaaaaatccgaaatggTGCGGGAAGATTTGGAGGCTCGACTTATCGAATCTGAGAAATCGTGTCAAGAGACCAAGAAGAAACTCACCAAGCTAGAGAAAATTCAAGAATTTATCTATGATTTATCTTCAGGCAAGAACAAACTCTTCGAGGATAACAAATAA